One part of the Muntiacus reevesi chromosome 20, mMunRee1.1, whole genome shotgun sequence genome encodes these proteins:
- the RPL7L1 gene encoding ribosomal protein uL30-like isoform X2, translating into MSSSCRAGKMAEEEPRRKIPLVPENLLKKRKAYQALKATQAKQALLQRKERKGKQVKFKRLEWFVHDSWRQLRDRVRLRRLKVKPHALEVPDKHSLAFVVRIERINGVSSVVQRTIARLRLNKIFSGVFVKVTPKTIKTLRIVEPYVTWGFPNLKSVRELILKRGQAKVKNKVIPLTDNTVIEEHLGKFDVICLEDLIHEIAFPGKNFQAISRFLRPFQLSVARHATKNRVGFLKEVGTPGYRGERINQLIRQLN; encoded by the exons ATGAGTAGTAGCTGCCGCGCTGGAAAGATGGCGGAGGAAGA ACCAAGAAGAAAGATCCCTTTGGTTCCAGAGAATCTCCTGAAAAAGAGGAAGGCTTATCAGGCCCTCAAAGCCACCCAGGCAAAACAGGCGCTTTTGCAAAGGAAGGAG aggaaaggaaaacaagTCAAGTTTAAGCGACTAGAATGGTTTGTACATGATTCCTGGCGGCAACTTCGGGACAGAGTGCGACTCAGACGGCTAAAAGTGAAACCTCATGCCTTGGAAGTGCCAGACAAACATTCCTTGGCCTTTGTTGTACGCATCGAAAG GATTAATGGGGTGAGTTCAGTGGTGCAAAGGACCATTGCCAGACTTCGCCTGAATAAGATTTTCAGTGGCGTCTTTGTGAAAGTGACCCCTAAAACCATAAAGACGCTTCGTATCGTGGAGCCTTATGTGACCTGGGG ATTTCCAAATCTGAAGTCTGTTCGGGAACTCATCTTGAAACGTGGACAAGCGAAGGTCAAGAACAAAGTCATCCCTCTGACAGACAACACAGTTATTGAGGAGCACCTGG GGAAGTTTGATGTCATTTGCTTGGAAGACCTCATTCACGAAATTGCCTTCCCGGGGAAGAATTTCCAGGCAATCTCAAGGTTCCTGCGCCCTTTCCAACTCTCAGTGGCCCGTCACGCTACGAAGAACAGAGTGGGCTTCCTCAAGGAAGTGGGCACGCCGGGCTATCGAGGTGAACGCATCAATCAGCTCATCCGGCagctgaactga
- the RPL7L1 gene encoding ribosomal protein uL30-like isoform X1, with the protein MSSSCRAGKMAEEEPRRKIPLVPENLLKKRKAYQALKATQAKQALLQRKEQRKGKQVKFKRLEWFVHDSWRQLRDRVRLRRLKVKPHALEVPDKHSLAFVVRIERINGVSSVVQRTIARLRLNKIFSGVFVKVTPKTIKTLRIVEPYVTWGFPNLKSVRELILKRGQAKVKNKVIPLTDNTVIEEHLGKFDVICLEDLIHEIAFPGKNFQAISRFLRPFQLSVARHATKNRVGFLKEVGTPGYRGERINQLIRQLN; encoded by the exons ATGAGTAGTAGCTGCCGCGCTGGAAAGATGGCGGAGGAAGA ACCAAGAAGAAAGATCCCTTTGGTTCCAGAGAATCTCCTGAAAAAGAGGAAGGCTTATCAGGCCCTCAAAGCCACCCAGGCAAAACAGGCGCTTTTGCAAAGGAAGGAG cagaggaaaggaaaacaagTCAAGTTTAAGCGACTAGAATGGTTTGTACATGATTCCTGGCGGCAACTTCGGGACAGAGTGCGACTCAGACGGCTAAAAGTGAAACCTCATGCCTTGGAAGTGCCAGACAAACATTCCTTGGCCTTTGTTGTACGCATCGAAAG GATTAATGGGGTGAGTTCAGTGGTGCAAAGGACCATTGCCAGACTTCGCCTGAATAAGATTTTCAGTGGCGTCTTTGTGAAAGTGACCCCTAAAACCATAAAGACGCTTCGTATCGTGGAGCCTTATGTGACCTGGGG ATTTCCAAATCTGAAGTCTGTTCGGGAACTCATCTTGAAACGTGGACAAGCGAAGGTCAAGAACAAAGTCATCCCTCTGACAGACAACACAGTTATTGAGGAGCACCTGG GGAAGTTTGATGTCATTTGCTTGGAAGACCTCATTCACGAAATTGCCTTCCCGGGGAAGAATTTCCAGGCAATCTCAAGGTTCCTGCGCCCTTTCCAACTCTCAGTGGCCCGTCACGCTACGAAGAACAGAGTGGGCTTCCTCAAGGAAGTGGGCACGCCGGGCTATCGAGGTGAACGCATCAATCAGCTCATCCGGCagctgaactga